The following proteins are co-located in the Solanum pennellii chromosome 8, SPENNV200 genome:
- the LOC107028870 gene encoding oxysterol-binding protein-related protein 2A isoform X3 → MSFFLCCYNMNGCGEVSSFRESRSDSRRFYIFTATKSLHLRTHSKKERAAWIEALISTRNLFQLRPLNDNLNLLQNDVSISTERLKNRLLEEGIGEGLVQDCEKIMLSEFSEIKGQLKSLCEERSNLLDTLRQLEAANIEGEASGVHDGEFQLMKQFSSLGRGKYSEYSTTESSDDIEKQELDEASDEEEANYLDANECFSEHQTSGGSVVGDNMENNTIDASAQALVVRRTKLPDPVEKEKGVSLWAMIKDNVGKDLTRVCLPVYFNEPISSLQKCFEDLEYSYLLDRAYEHGKSGNSLLRILNVAAFAVSGYASTEGRNCKPFNPLLGETYEADFPEKGIRFFSEKVSHHPTLIACHCEGRGWKFWADSNLKSKFWGRSIQVDPVGTLTLEFDDGEIFQWSKVTTSIYNLILGKIYCDHHGTMHIRGNRQYSCKLKYKEPSIIERNPHQVHGFVEDVSGKKIATLFGKWNESMYYINGEWTSKPKDSSILSLLWTRNNPPPNLTRYNLSSFAITLNELTPGLKEMLPPTDSRLRPDQRHLENGEYDKANAEKLRLETRQRMSRKLQENGWKPRWFQREGEDGTFRYMGGYWEARETATWDGCPNIFGEIDQDLLNSFEGS, encoded by the exons ATGAGTTTCTTTCTTTGCTGTTACAACATGAATGGTTGTGGGGAG GTGTCATCATTCCGCGAGAGCAGGTCTGATAGTAGGCGATTCTACATATTTACAGCTACCAAGTCTCTTCATTTGAGGACACATTCAAAGAAAGAACGGGCTGCATGGATAGAAGCTTTGATATCAACAAGAAATCTTTTTCAGTTGAGACCTTTGAATGATAATCTCAACCTTTTGCAAAATGATGTATCTATATCTACGGAAAGATTGAAAAACCGGTTGCTTGAAGAGGGCATTGGTGAGGGACTTGTCCAGGACTGTGAGAAGATCATGCTATCGGAGTTTTCAGAAATAAAAGGACAACTTAAAAGTCTTTGTGAGGAGCGCTCCAATTTGCTGGACACGTTGAGACAGTTGGAg GCAGCTAATATCGAAGGTGAAGCTTCCGGGGTTCATGATGGTGAATTCCAACTGATGAAGCAGTTCTCCAGTTTAGGACGTGGCAAGTATAGTG AATATAGTACAACTGAATCATCTGATGATATTGAGAAACAAGAGCTTGATGAAGCGTCTGATGAAGAGGAAGCCAACTATCTTGACGCAAATGAATGCTTTTCTGAACATCAGACATCTGGTGGGTCAGTAGTTGGGGACAACATGGAAAACAATACCATTGATGCATCTGCACAAGCACTGGTTGTACGCAGAACGAAGCTTCCAGATCCAGTTGAAAAAGAGAAAGGGGTTAGTCTTTGGGCTATGATCAAAGACAATGTCGGGAAAGATCTAACAAGAGTTTGCCTGCCAGTGTATTTCAATGAGCCAATTTCCTCCCTACAAAAGTGCTTTGAAGATTTAGAGTACTCATATCTTTTAGATAGAGCATATGAACATGGAAAATCG GGGAACAGTCTTTTAAGAATTCTAAACGTTGCTGCTTTTGCTGTTTCTGGTTATGCTTCAACTGAAGGCCGGAATTGTAAACCTTTCAATCCTTTGCTGGGAGAAACCTATGAAGCTGATTTTCCTGAAAAAGGAATCCGCTTTTTCTCGGAGAAG GTTAGTCACCACCCAACACTTATTGCCTGTCACTGTGAAGGTAGAGGATGGAAATTCTGGGCTGACAGTAATCTTAAGTCAAAATTTTGGGGGAGATCAATTCAAGTCGATCCTGTTGGAACACTTACCTTAGAATTCGACGATGGGGAGATCTTCCAGTGGAGCAAG GTCACGACAAGTATCTACAATCTTATTCTTGGTAAGATATATTGTGATCATCATGGTACAATGCATATACGTGGCAATCGTCAGTACTCATGCAAGCTCAAGTACAAAGAGCCATCCATTATCGAGCGTAATCCTCATCAG GTTCATGGATTTGTTGAAGATGTCTCTGGGAAGAAAATTGCTACTTTATTCGGAAAGTGGAACGAGAGCATGTACTATATCAATGGAGAATGGACCAGCAAGCCTAAGGATTCATCTATTTTATCTTTGTTGTGGACAAGGAATAATCCACCCCCAAACCTCACTCGATACAACTTGTCTTCTTTTGCAATTACACTGAATGAGTTGACACCTGGACTTAAG GAGATGCTCCCACCTACAGATTCAAGACTCAGACCTGATCAGCGACATCTGGAGAATGGGGAATACGACAAGGCAAATGCAGAGAAGTTGCGGTTAGAGACACGGCAGAGAATG TCCAGGAAATTACAAGAGAATGGCTGGAAACCTCGATGGTTTCAAAGAGAAGGTGAAGATGGGACTTTCCGGTATATGGGTGGCTACTGGGAGGCAAGGGAGACGGCTACTTGGGATGGCTGCCCAAATATTTTTGGCGAAATTGATCAAGATCTCCTCAACTCCTTTGAAGGATCCTGA
- the LOC107028870 gene encoding oxysterol-binding protein-related protein 2A isoform X2 produces MRVREMHPLCCITLETPEIGDQSPEPTLLRTGSAVVYSGSDINAGGSDVGGVAGILYKWTNYHKGWRSRWFTLRNGILSYSKNRRPDHLGGDDIKLIGKLPDSNPSRRKHGKSVGIVHLKVSSFRESRSDSRRFYIFTATKSLHLRTHSKKERAAWIEALISTRNLFQLRPLNDNLNLLQNDVSISTERLKNRLLEEGIGEGLVQDCEKIMLSEFSEIKGQLKSLCEERSNLLDTLRQLEAANIEGEASGVHDGEFQLMKQFSSLGRGKYSEYSTTESSDDIEKQELDEASDEEEANYLDANECFSEHQTSGGSVVGDNMENNTIDASAQALVVRRTKLPDPVEKEKGVSLWAMIKDNVGKDLTRVCLPVYFNEPISSLQKCFEDLEYSYLLDRAYEHGKSGNSLLRILNVAAFAVSGYASTEGRNCKPFNPLLGETYEADFPEKGIRFFSEKVSHHPTLIACHCEGRGWKFWADSNLKSKFWGRSIQVDPVGTLTLEFDDGEIFQWSKVTTSIYNLILGKIYCDHHGTMHIRGNRQYSCKLKYKEPSIIERNPHQVHGFVEDVSGKKIATLFGKWNESMYYINGEWTSKPKDSSILSLLWTRNNPPPNLTRYNLSSFAITLNELTPGLKMLPPTDSRLRPDQRHLENGEYDKANAEKLRLETRQRMSRKLQENGWKPRWFQREGEDGTFRYMGGYWEARETATWDGCPNIFGEIDQDLLNSFEGS; encoded by the exons ATGCGGGTAAGGGAAATGCATCCACTCTGTTGTATAACATTAGAGACACCGGAGATCGGAGACCAGTCGCCGGAGCCGACGTTGTTACGGACCGGCTCTGCTGTTGTTTACTCTGGATCTGACATCAATGCTGGAGGATCCGATGTTGGTGGAGTCGCCGGAATCTTGTACAAGTGGACTAATTATCATAAAGGGTGGAGATCCCGGTGGTTTACTCTCCGGAACGGGATACTCTCTTATTCAAAGAATCGCCGGCCAGACCATCTAGGCGGAGATGACATCAAGCTCATCGGGAAACTCCCAGACAGTAACCCCAGTCGCCGGAAACATGGGAAATCCGTCGGCATTGTTCATCTTAAG GTGTCATCATTCCGCGAGAGCAGGTCTGATAGTAGGCGATTCTACATATTTACAGCTACCAAGTCTCTTCATTTGAGGACACATTCAAAGAAAGAACGGGCTGCATGGATAGAAGCTTTGATATCAACAAGAAATCTTTTTCAGTTGAGACCTTTGAATGATAATCTCAACCTTTTGCAAAATGATGTATCTATATCTACGGAAAGATTGAAAAACCGGTTGCTTGAAGAGGGCATTGGTGAGGGACTTGTCCAGGACTGTGAGAAGATCATGCTATCGGAGTTTTCAGAAATAAAAGGACAACTTAAAAGTCTTTGTGAGGAGCGCTCCAATTTGCTGGACACGTTGAGACAGTTGGAg GCAGCTAATATCGAAGGTGAAGCTTCCGGGGTTCATGATGGTGAATTCCAACTGATGAAGCAGTTCTCCAGTTTAGGACGTGGCAAGTATAGTG AATATAGTACAACTGAATCATCTGATGATATTGAGAAACAAGAGCTTGATGAAGCGTCTGATGAAGAGGAAGCCAACTATCTTGACGCAAATGAATGCTTTTCTGAACATCAGACATCTGGTGGGTCAGTAGTTGGGGACAACATGGAAAACAATACCATTGATGCATCTGCACAAGCACTGGTTGTACGCAGAACGAAGCTTCCAGATCCAGTTGAAAAAGAGAAAGGGGTTAGTCTTTGGGCTATGATCAAAGACAATGTCGGGAAAGATCTAACAAGAGTTTGCCTGCCAGTGTATTTCAATGAGCCAATTTCCTCCCTACAAAAGTGCTTTGAAGATTTAGAGTACTCATATCTTTTAGATAGAGCATATGAACATGGAAAATCG GGGAACAGTCTTTTAAGAATTCTAAACGTTGCTGCTTTTGCTGTTTCTGGTTATGCTTCAACTGAAGGCCGGAATTGTAAACCTTTCAATCCTTTGCTGGGAGAAACCTATGAAGCTGATTTTCCTGAAAAAGGAATCCGCTTTTTCTCGGAGAAG GTTAGTCACCACCCAACACTTATTGCCTGTCACTGTGAAGGTAGAGGATGGAAATTCTGGGCTGACAGTAATCTTAAGTCAAAATTTTGGGGGAGATCAATTCAAGTCGATCCTGTTGGAACACTTACCTTAGAATTCGACGATGGGGAGATCTTCCAGTGGAGCAAG GTCACGACAAGTATCTACAATCTTATTCTTGGTAAGATATATTGTGATCATCATGGTACAATGCATATACGTGGCAATCGTCAGTACTCATGCAAGCTCAAGTACAAAGAGCCATCCATTATCGAGCGTAATCCTCATCAG GTTCATGGATTTGTTGAAGATGTCTCTGGGAAGAAAATTGCTACTTTATTCGGAAAGTGGAACGAGAGCATGTACTATATCAATGGAGAATGGACCAGCAAGCCTAAGGATTCATCTATTTTATCTTTGTTGTGGACAAGGAATAATCCACCCCCAAACCTCACTCGATACAACTTGTCTTCTTTTGCAATTACACTGAATGAGTTGACACCTGGACTTAAG ATGCTCCCACCTACAGATTCAAGACTCAGACCTGATCAGCGACATCTGGAGAATGGGGAATACGACAAGGCAAATGCAGAGAAGTTGCGGTTAGAGACACGGCAGAGAATG TCCAGGAAATTACAAGAGAATGGCTGGAAACCTCGATGGTTTCAAAGAGAAGGTGAAGATGGGACTTTCCGGTATATGGGTGGCTACTGGGAGGCAAGGGAGACGGCTACTTGGGATGGCTGCCCAAATATTTTTGGCGAAATTGATCAAGATCTCCTCAACTCCTTTGAAGGATCCTGA
- the LOC107028870 gene encoding oxysterol-binding protein-related protein 2A isoform X1 translates to MRVREMHPLCCITLETPEIGDQSPEPTLLRTGSAVVYSGSDINAGGSDVGGVAGILYKWTNYHKGWRSRWFTLRNGILSYSKNRRPDHLGGDDIKLIGKLPDSNPSRRKHGKSVGIVHLKVSSFRESRSDSRRFYIFTATKSLHLRTHSKKERAAWIEALISTRNLFQLRPLNDNLNLLQNDVSISTERLKNRLLEEGIGEGLVQDCEKIMLSEFSEIKGQLKSLCEERSNLLDTLRQLEAANIEGEASGVHDGEFQLMKQFSSLGRGKYSEYSTTESSDDIEKQELDEASDEEEANYLDANECFSEHQTSGGSVVGDNMENNTIDASAQALVVRRTKLPDPVEKEKGVSLWAMIKDNVGKDLTRVCLPVYFNEPISSLQKCFEDLEYSYLLDRAYEHGKSGNSLLRILNVAAFAVSGYASTEGRNCKPFNPLLGETYEADFPEKGIRFFSEKVSHHPTLIACHCEGRGWKFWADSNLKSKFWGRSIQVDPVGTLTLEFDDGEIFQWSKVTTSIYNLILGKIYCDHHGTMHIRGNRQYSCKLKYKEPSIIERNPHQVHGFVEDVSGKKIATLFGKWNESMYYINGEWTSKPKDSSILSLLWTRNNPPPNLTRYNLSSFAITLNELTPGLKEMLPPTDSRLRPDQRHLENGEYDKANAEKLRLETRQRMSRKLQENGWKPRWFQREGEDGTFRYMGGYWEARETATWDGCPNIFGEIDQDLLNSFEGS, encoded by the exons ATGCGGGTAAGGGAAATGCATCCACTCTGTTGTATAACATTAGAGACACCGGAGATCGGAGACCAGTCGCCGGAGCCGACGTTGTTACGGACCGGCTCTGCTGTTGTTTACTCTGGATCTGACATCAATGCTGGAGGATCCGATGTTGGTGGAGTCGCCGGAATCTTGTACAAGTGGACTAATTATCATAAAGGGTGGAGATCCCGGTGGTTTACTCTCCGGAACGGGATACTCTCTTATTCAAAGAATCGCCGGCCAGACCATCTAGGCGGAGATGACATCAAGCTCATCGGGAAACTCCCAGACAGTAACCCCAGTCGCCGGAAACATGGGAAATCCGTCGGCATTGTTCATCTTAAG GTGTCATCATTCCGCGAGAGCAGGTCTGATAGTAGGCGATTCTACATATTTACAGCTACCAAGTCTCTTCATTTGAGGACACATTCAAAGAAAGAACGGGCTGCATGGATAGAAGCTTTGATATCAACAAGAAATCTTTTTCAGTTGAGACCTTTGAATGATAATCTCAACCTTTTGCAAAATGATGTATCTATATCTACGGAAAGATTGAAAAACCGGTTGCTTGAAGAGGGCATTGGTGAGGGACTTGTCCAGGACTGTGAGAAGATCATGCTATCGGAGTTTTCAGAAATAAAAGGACAACTTAAAAGTCTTTGTGAGGAGCGCTCCAATTTGCTGGACACGTTGAGACAGTTGGAg GCAGCTAATATCGAAGGTGAAGCTTCCGGGGTTCATGATGGTGAATTCCAACTGATGAAGCAGTTCTCCAGTTTAGGACGTGGCAAGTATAGTG AATATAGTACAACTGAATCATCTGATGATATTGAGAAACAAGAGCTTGATGAAGCGTCTGATGAAGAGGAAGCCAACTATCTTGACGCAAATGAATGCTTTTCTGAACATCAGACATCTGGTGGGTCAGTAGTTGGGGACAACATGGAAAACAATACCATTGATGCATCTGCACAAGCACTGGTTGTACGCAGAACGAAGCTTCCAGATCCAGTTGAAAAAGAGAAAGGGGTTAGTCTTTGGGCTATGATCAAAGACAATGTCGGGAAAGATCTAACAAGAGTTTGCCTGCCAGTGTATTTCAATGAGCCAATTTCCTCCCTACAAAAGTGCTTTGAAGATTTAGAGTACTCATATCTTTTAGATAGAGCATATGAACATGGAAAATCG GGGAACAGTCTTTTAAGAATTCTAAACGTTGCTGCTTTTGCTGTTTCTGGTTATGCTTCAACTGAAGGCCGGAATTGTAAACCTTTCAATCCTTTGCTGGGAGAAACCTATGAAGCTGATTTTCCTGAAAAAGGAATCCGCTTTTTCTCGGAGAAG GTTAGTCACCACCCAACACTTATTGCCTGTCACTGTGAAGGTAGAGGATGGAAATTCTGGGCTGACAGTAATCTTAAGTCAAAATTTTGGGGGAGATCAATTCAAGTCGATCCTGTTGGAACACTTACCTTAGAATTCGACGATGGGGAGATCTTCCAGTGGAGCAAG GTCACGACAAGTATCTACAATCTTATTCTTGGTAAGATATATTGTGATCATCATGGTACAATGCATATACGTGGCAATCGTCAGTACTCATGCAAGCTCAAGTACAAAGAGCCATCCATTATCGAGCGTAATCCTCATCAG GTTCATGGATTTGTTGAAGATGTCTCTGGGAAGAAAATTGCTACTTTATTCGGAAAGTGGAACGAGAGCATGTACTATATCAATGGAGAATGGACCAGCAAGCCTAAGGATTCATCTATTTTATCTTTGTTGTGGACAAGGAATAATCCACCCCCAAACCTCACTCGATACAACTTGTCTTCTTTTGCAATTACACTGAATGAGTTGACACCTGGACTTAAG GAGATGCTCCCACCTACAGATTCAAGACTCAGACCTGATCAGCGACATCTGGAGAATGGGGAATACGACAAGGCAAATGCAGAGAAGTTGCGGTTAGAGACACGGCAGAGAATG TCCAGGAAATTACAAGAGAATGGCTGGAAACCTCGATGGTTTCAAAGAGAAGGTGAAGATGGGACTTTCCGGTATATGGGTGGCTACTGGGAGGCAAGGGAGACGGCTACTTGGGATGGCTGCCCAAATATTTTTGGCGAAATTGATCAAGATCTCCTCAACTCCTTTGAAGGATCCTGA
- the LOC107026833 gene encoding probable lipid phosphate phosphatase beta: MVSKSSPPAPAPSLLRRIVDFDTAISLRLYTLTHPILPYYFLKTLEISGDGFLFFPLVLSLLLYPLAFSDTKNSNIFLINLLLGGILDLIVIGPLKHLIRRPRPVYNKNMFLSFAVDHWSFPSGHSSRVSMIATLFYLSSDFIRDVLIQLKYDLFVDYLMLIVIGWAATTSCSRVLLGRHFVFDVIAGVLLGILEGLFVFRIFNYVTLTSFFT; the protein is encoded by the coding sequence ATGGTATCCAAGTCATCACCTCCGGCGCCGGCGCCGTCTTTGCTCCGCCGCATCGTCGATTTTGATACCGCCATCTCCCTCCGTCTTTACACTCTAACTCACCCTATTCTCCCTTACTACTTCCTCAAAACCCTAGAGATCTCCGGCGACGGTTTCCTCTTCTTCCCTTTAGTTCTCTCACTACTCCTCTACCCTCTCGCTTTCTCCGATACCAAAAATTCCAACATCTTCTTAATCAATTTACTACTCGGTGGCATCCTTGATCTTATCGTAATCGGACCCCTAAAACATCTTATTCGGAGGCCCCGACCCGTTTACAACAAAAACATGTTTCTATCCTTTGCCGTCGACCATTGGTCATTTCCCAGTGGACATTCATCCAGAGTTTCCATGATTGCTACTCTCTTTTATCTATCATCCGATTTCATTCGGGATGTTCTGATTCAgcttaaatatgatttatttgtgGATTATTTGATGCTTATTGTGATCGGATGGGCTGCAACCACGTCGTGTTCCAGGGTACTTCTTGGACGGCATTTCGTATTCGATGTTATTGCTGGTGTACTGTTGGGTATTCTCGAAGGATTGTTTGTGTTTCGGATTTTCAATTATGTGACATTGACCTCATTCTTCACATGA